TCGGCATCTCGACGACGCAAACCCGCGGTGGGACATGCTGATGGCTTTCAACGCCACAGGCCCGACCAGTTGGGAAATCCGTGATCCGTCGGTCTTCTCCGATGGGGTCGTTCGGCGTGGCCAGGATGGACCGGACACCCTGACCGGCACGCCGGAAGAGGATATCCTGTTGGGCGGTCCGGGCGACGATCTTTTGGTTTCGCTGGGTGGCGTCGACCGATTGCATGGCGGTCCCGGTCGTGACGTCGCCGAGTTGCCGGGCCGTCGCGCGGACTGGACGCTGACGCGGGACGGGGCGCGGATCGTCGCCACCAGCCGGGTCGGCACCGCGACGATGATCGGAATCGAAGTGTTGCGGTTTTCCGACGACCCGGGAGCCGATATCGGTATCGACGCTGGCTAGGGTGCCGTGCCCATCGCGTGGCGGATTTCGCGGACCAGGCAAGCCGCCCCGCCCGCGGCGCTGAAATTTGCCACGACATGCGCGCGCCCGGCCGTGGAAAACGCGCGGCAGGTCTCTGGCGACTGAGCCAGGTCACGGATAAGCCGCGCCAGTTCGCGCGGCGCTTTCGGGGCAACCAGCCGGCCTGTCACCCCGTCCTCGATCAGTTCGTGAACGCCGCCCGCATTGGTGCCGATCGTCGGCACGCCGCAGGCCATCGCCTCCATATACGCGACGCCCAGCGGTTCGTTCCACGAGGCCAGGACGAACAGATGCGCTTGCTGAAGCTTGTCGCGCACAATGTCGGCATCGACCGCACCCAGCAGGCGAACATGATCCTGCAGCCTGAGCTTGCGCAGATGCGTCTCGAGTTCCTTGCGGTAACCGGTTCCGCCCACATCGTCCTCTCCGGCGATCTCGAGCCGGACATCGACGCCGTCATCCAGCAATTGCCGAACCGCGCTCATCAGGTCCTGGTGTCCCTTGAACACGTTCAGGCGGCCGCACGAGAACAATCGCATCGGTTCGCCGTGCTGGACGGGCTGGTAAGGACCGGCCGGCCGCAGATCGTCGGTGTCGACCCCCATCGCCTGAACCGGCAGACGATCGGGCAGGTAGCCGCCCAGGTCGCGGGACAGCGTGTTTCGCAAGGTCTGGGTAATGACCGTGGCAAAGGCCGCGTGCCGCCATTTGAAGCGCTGGCCCGGGCCGTAATCCTGCAAGGCACCATGCAGCGTCAGCGAATAGCGCGGCCCGCCCATCCGCTCGGCGAAGGCCGCGATCAGTGCGGCGCGGCCGCAGGAATGGGCGTGCACGTGATCCAGCCGCCGCACGCGTGAAAGGGTCAGCAAGGCCTGCGCGGCAGACAGCGTCAGGATCGCATCCTTCGTGAAATCCAGACCTTCGCGCGCCATCCAGACCGGCAGGCCGCGGGGCAGAAGCCGGGCCAGTCCACCGGCAGCCTGCAAGGGGGCAACGGCGCCAAGATAGGTGGTTCGCGCCATCGCTTCGGCGGACCAGCGGTGCGAAATCAGCCCCTGGGGTGGTTTGCGCGTCGACAGCAGATGCACCTCGTGGCCCATCTCTTCAAGCGCGCGGATTTCCCGCCAGAAGAAGATGTGCGTCTGCCCCGGAAACTGGGGCACAAGATAACCGATCCTCAACGGGCGCGTCACAACGGTGATCCTGAGCTTGGCAGCGGGCCCCGCGGGGCATGGGTCAATCACGCCCAAGTCTAGGCTATTTCATCCTTTGGCCACAGTCGGGCGGCAACTATTCTGCGGCAGACGGGTGGATTTTTTCGGGGTGTGGCCGCATTGGTACGGCAGATGGACAGCAACACGACGCAAAGGCGCCCGACCCTGTCGGTGATCGTACCGGCCTCGAACGAGGCAGCGTTGATCGGCCGGTGCCTGCGGGCGGTTGCGGCGTCGCGCGGGCTTTGGCCCGGCGCGATCGACGCCATCGTCGTGGCCAACGGCTGCCGGGATGAAACCGCGGCTGTTGCCCGCGCCGAAGCGCCCGGTTTCGCGGCGCAGGGCTGGACCTTGCAGGTGATCGAACGGGCCGAAGGTGGCAAGCTGGCGGCATTGAACGCAGGCGACGCGGCGGCACGGTCCGCCATGCGCGTCTATCTCGATGCCGATGTGACTGTCGGACCGGACTTGCTGATGCAACTGGCCGAGGTGCTGGATGACGACGCGCCGCGCTATGCCAGCGGCGCGGTGCAGATCGCCGCGCCGGACAACTGGGCCAGCCGCGCCTATGCCCGGATCTGGCGGCAGGTGCCGTTCATGGCGCAGGGTGTGCCGGGTTGCGGCCTGTTCGCCGTCAACGCGGCGGGACGGGCCCGCTGGGGCGCGTTTCCGGATATCATCTCGGACGACACCTTCGTGCGGCTGTCCTTCGCGCCGGAGGAAAGGATCAGGGTCGGAGCGCCCTATCGCTGGCCGATCGCCGAAGGGTTGGGCAACCTCGTGCGGGTCCGGCAGCGGCAGGATCGCGGCGTCTCCGAAATCACCGAGCGGTTTCCGCACCTGCTGGCCAACGATGACAAACCGGCCTTTCCCGCTGCGGCCAAGCTTGGGCTCGCGTTGCGCGACCCGGCGGGTTTTGCGGTCTATGCCGGGGTCGCGCTGCTGGTGCGGCTGGGGCTGGGTGGCAAGACCGGCTGGAGCCGCGGACGATGATCGGTGCCCTCACATCCCGGTTGGGCGGTGCTTCACTGACCGCCCGTGCGCTGCGCTCGTCGCTGCTGACCGTGGGCGGGTTCGGCACCCAACAGGCCTTGCGCCTGGCGTCGAACCTGATCCTGACCCGCCTTTTGTTCCCCGAAGCCTTCGGGATGATGGCGCTGATCATGGTCTTCCTGCAGGGCCTGCACAATTTCTCGGATGTGGGAATCACGCCCGCGATCCTGCAAAGCAAACGCGGCGACGACCGCGATTTCCTGGATACCGCCTGGACCATGCAGGTGATGCGCGGGTTCGCGCTGTGGCTCGTGGCCTGTGCCCTGGCTTGGCCGCTTTCATTGATCTACGGCGCACCGCAGATCCTGACATTGCTGCCCGTCGCGGCGCTGACGCTGATCCTGCAGGGGTTCAACCCGACCAAGATGGAAACGGCGAACCGGCACCTGGTTCTGGGCCGCGTCACGGCGATCGAGATCGGCACGCAGCTTCTGGCGCTGGTCATCGCGATAGCACTGGCCTGGTGGTTGCGGTCGGTCTGGGCGCTGGTGCTCAGCGGCATCGTCAGCCAGGCGATCCTGCTGGGCCTGTTGTGGCGTTTTCTGCCCGGCGATGGCAACCGTTTGCGGTGGGAAGGTCCGGCGGTGTCTGAACTGATCGGCTTCGGCAAGTGGATTTTCCTGTCGACCGTCTGCGGCTTTGCCTTCAGCCAGGGCGACAAGCTGCTGATCGGGAAATACCTGCCGCTGGATGCCTTCGGGGTCTACAATATCGGCTTCTTCCTCGCCTCGTTCCCGATGCTTCTGGGTGGGCTGGTCACACGCAAGGTGCTGATTCCGGTCTACCGGGAAACGCCCCCCGGGCAGAGCCGCGAAAACTTCGTCAAGCTGCGCAAGATGCGGTTCGCGGTGACGGTCGCGCTGCTGGCGATGGTCGGCGGGTTTGCCATGCTGGGTGTCTGGCTTGTCGATCTTCTTTACGATCCGCGCTATGCGATGGCGGGCGGGATCGTCGTTGTCATCGCGTGCATGCAGGTGCCGACCATCGTGGCGCTGACCTATGATCAGGCTGCGCTGGCCGCGGGCGATTCCAGACGGTTCTTCATCCTCGCCCTGGCACGGGCGGTGCTCATGATCGGTGCATTGATCGCAGGGCTGGAAATCGCCGGGCTTGTCGGTGCGCTTGTGGCGCAGGGCGTCGCGGTTCTGCTGGCCTATCCGGTGGTTGTCTGGCTGGCGCGGCGCATGGGTGCCTGGGATCCGCTGCATGATGCAGTTTGCGCGCTGGCAGGGGCGGCCTTGGCCGCGCTCGCACTTTGGCTGAACTGGGACGCCATCCCGCCGCTGGCGGTTTTGTGACGCTTTTCCTTGCGCAGAAGGATACAATGGTTTGCAATTCGGCCATTGTTCACGCAGGGGAAACGCTGCGACATTGGCGACAGTGAAATTGGGGCGAATTTGAGGACTTTTCCTCAAAATCGCCGCATTTTCCCCGCACAGCCCAAGACGGCTTGCGGGTAATTTGAGTGGGACGGCGATTATGGCGGGCGACGCGTCTCTTGCGTCTGTTGAAACGGATATTGCGATTGTCGGCATGGCGGCTCACCTACCCGGTGCGCGGGACATCGCCGCCTATTGGCGCAACCTGCGTGACGGCGTCTCCTCGATCCGCAGATTGTCCGAGGCCGAACTGCTCGAGGCGGGCGAAAACCCCGGTCTGATCCGCCACCGCGACTACGTGCCCTTCGCCGCGCCGCTGGACGATTTCGACCATTTCGATGCCGAGTTCTTCGGCTTTTCGCCCAAGGAAGCCGCGGTGATGGACCCCCAGCACCGGCAATTCCTGGAAACCGCCTGGGAGGCGTTGGAAAACGCCGGGCACGTGCCCGAGAACTTCGATGGTCAGGTCGGTGTGTTCGCCGGTTGCGGCATGGGCAGCTATTTCTATTTCAACATCTGCTCGAATCCCGACCTGGTCGAATCGACCGGCATGTTCCTGTTGCGCCATACCGGCAACGACAAGGATTTCATGACCACGCGGCTCAGCCATGTGCTGGATCTGCACGGGCCTTCTGTCAACCTGCAGACCGCGTGTTCCACGTCGTTGGTGGCCACGCATTACGCGGTGCAGGCGCTGCTGAACGGCGAATGCGACTTGGCGCTGGCGGGGGGCGTGACGATCGAGCTGCCACACAATCGCGGTTATCTTTTCAAGGAAAACGAGATCCTGTCGCCGGACGGGCAATGCCACGCCTTCGATCACCGCGCGCAGGGCACCGTGTTCGGGTCAGGCGCAGGCGTTGTGGTCTTGCGGCGGCTGGGCGATGCGCAGGCCGATGGCGACCATATCTACGCCGTCATCAAGGGCAGCGCGGTCAACAATGACGGCGCGCAAAAGGCCGGCTATCTGGCACCTTCCGTCGACGGACAGGCGGCAGCCGTGGCCGAGGCGCAGGCGGTGGCGGGCGTTTCATCCGATACGGTCGACTATGTCGAATGCCACGGCACCGGCACCTATCTTGGCGATCCGATAGAAGTCGCCGCGCTGACCCAGGCCTTTCGCGAGACCGGACGTGGCGTCGGTCATTGCCGGATCGGGTCGGTGAAAACCAATATCGGCCATCTCGACACGGCCGCCGGCGTGGCCAGCCTGATCAAGGCGTCGCTGGCGTTGCACAACGCGCAGATCCCGCCCAGCCTGGGTTACGAGAAACCGAACCCCGCCATCGATTTCGACGCCTCGCCCTTCCGCGTCAACGATCGGCTGAGCGACTGGCCGCGCGGCACGCATCCGCGCAGGGCCGGGGTGAATTCTTTGGGTGTGGGCGGCACCAACGCGCATGTCGTCCTGGAAGAGGCACCGGGCCGGGGCGTTTCGGAAGACAGCGATTGGCCTTTCCAGATCCTGACGCTGTCGGCCAAGAGCAAGGCGTCGCTGGAAGAGAACGCCAGCCGGCTGGCCCGGCACCTGCGCGAGCATCCCGAACAGCCGCTGGCCGACATCGCCTTCACGCTCAAGCAAGGGCGCTGTGCGTTCGACCGGCGCATGATCGTCGTCGCCGAAAGCCATGACGAGGCCGCGCGCCTGCTCGACGGCGAAAATGCGCGCCGTGTCCACGGCCACACCGCGCTGGATGCGCCCGAGATCGTTTTCATGTTCCCCGGCGGTGGCGCGCAATACGCCGGCATGGCGCGCGATCTTTACGAAACCGAGCCGGTCTTCGCCGAATGGATGGATCGCGGGCTGGACGTGCTGGCCGAGATGACCGATGCCGACATGCGCGCGCTGTGGCTGCCGGATGCGGCGGATCGGGCCGCGGCGGACAAGGCGCTGCAAAAGCCGTCGCTGCAATTGCCGCTGATCATGATCGTCGAATACGCACTGGCGCAGATGTGGATGGGTTGGGGGGTCGAACCCACCGCCTTGACCGGTCATTCGATGGGCGAAAACACCGCCGCCTGTGTGGCGGGGGTCATGAGTTTCGAGGATTGCATCGGGCTTGTGCACCTGCGCGGCAGGCTTTTCGACACCGTTCCGGCGGGCGGCATGCTGTCGGTGGCGCTTTCGGCCGACCGCCTGACCGAGATGCTGGGCGACGATCTGGACCTGGGCGCCGTGAACGCGCCCGACCTGTCGGTCGTCTCGGGCCCGCAGGGCGCACTCGACCGGCTGGAGCAGGCGTTGCGCACGCAGGATATCGACTGCCAGCGCATCGGCATCGACATTGCCGCGCACAGCCGGATGCTGGACCCGATCCTCGAGGATTTCCGCGCCTATCTGCGCACCATCGAACTGAAGCCGCCACGCATCCCGCTGACCTCGAACCGCACCGGGCAGATGATGACCGATGCGCAAGCCACCGATCCCGACTACTGGGTCGAACATCTGCGCGGCACGGTTTTCTTCGCCGAGGGCATCGGCGCCCTTGCGGCACCCAACCGCATCTTTCTGGAGGTCGGGCCGGGCAAGGCGCTGTCGTCTCTGGCGCGCCAGCATGCGGAGGTCAGCGCGAACCAGGCCCTGTCTTCGCTGCGCCATCCCGACGAAGCCATTGCCGACGACAAGCACATGTTCGAGGTTCTGGGCCGGCTTTGGGCGCTCGGCGCCGAAATCGACTGGGATCAGGTCTGGGGAGACGCCACGCGGCATCGCGTGCCGCTGCCCACCTACGCGTTCCAGCGCAGCCGATACTTCATCGAACCCGGCAAGGCCACCGCGGATGCGGCGCCGCAATTCCTGATGCGCAACGACGATATCGCGCAATGGGGATGGAAGCCGGTCTGGCGCCCGCGCCCCGCGCTGGTGCCGGTCGATGTCGCCGACGGGCTTGGCGATGCCGAACCGCAAACCTGGCTGATATTCCTCGACGAGGCCGGGCTTGGCCGGGCCTGTGCGGCGCGCCTCGAGGCCGCCGGGCACAGCGTGATCGGCGTGACGCCGGGCGATACCTTTGCGCGGCTCGATGGCACCGGCTACGTTTTGTCGCCGGAACGCGGGCGCGAAGGCTATGACCTGCTTTTCCAGGACCTGGCCCTGCGCGGGATTGTGCCCAGCCGGATCGCGCATTTCTGGCTGGTGACCGAGGGCGAAAGCCATCGTCCGGGATCATCGTTCTTCCACCGGGTGCAGGAGCAGGGCTTCTATTCGCTGCTGTTCCTCGCTCAGGCCATGGATGGCGAAGGATTGCCGCGCCCGCTGCATATCACGGTCGTGACCAACGGCGCCGCGCAGGTTCGCGACGAGCCACTGGAATACCCGGCAAAGTCCACCATCGCCGGTCCCGCTCGTGTCATCCCGCGGGAACTGCCCGGCGTCAGCGTGGCGGTTGTGGATGTGCAACTGCCTGCACCGGCGGATGTCGGGCTCTGGTCGCGTCGCAAGGCGGAACAGGCTCGCGACAAGGCCTTTGGCGCGCTGGCACTGCGGGTGCTCGAGGATTTGCTGGCCGAACCTTCGGACGCCATCGCCGCGCTGCGCGCCGATCGCCGGTTCGAAGCGGCGATGATGCCGGTCCTTCTGGACGCAGACGAGACCGCGCCGGACGGGGCCGTGGTGTTCATCACCGGCGGTTTCGGCGGCATCGGGTTGTCGCTGGCCGAAGACTACGCGCGGAAGGGGGCCAAGCTGGTCCTGGTGGCCCGCAAGGCCCTGCCAGATCGTGCGCTTTGGGACGATCACATCAAGCGCCACGCGCCGCAGGACCCGGTATCGCGCCGCATCGAGGCGGTCCGCAGGTTGGAAGACGCCGGCGCCGAGGTGATGCTGGTCGCTGCCGATGTCTGCAACCTGGACCAGATGCGCGCCGCACGGGCCGAGGCCGAAGACCGGTTCGGTCCGATCACCGGTGTCATCCACGGCGCGGGTGTGATCGACGACGGACCACTGCTGTCGAAAAGCCCGACCAGCATAGAGGATGTCTTCACCCCCAAGATCCACGGCACCGAAGTGCTGGGTCAGGCTTTTCCCGACGGGTCGGTCGCTTGGATGGCGCTGTTCAGCTCTTCCTCGACCGTTACCGCGCCGGCGGGGCAGGTGGATTACGTCGCCGCCAACGAATTTCTGAACGCCTTCGCCAAGGCGCGGCGCGGCGGCAAGACCCGCGTTGTGGCGATCAACTGGGGAATCTGGAACGAGGTTGGGATGGCCGCCGAAGCCGTGGCCGCCCGCCACGGCGATCTGCCGCCCGCGCCGGAAGACCCGATCGCGTTGCCGATGCTTGACACCGCCACGTTCGATGACGACGGAAACCGGGTTTTTCACGCCCGATACGGCACCGATGACTGGTTCATCGGCGAACACCGGACGAAATCGGGTGACGCGCTGTTGCCCGGAACCGGCTATCTGACGCTGGCGGCGCATGCATTGCATGCACATCACGCGCCGGGGCCGTTCGAGATCCGGGATCTGAATTTCCTGCGTCCCCTGCGCGTCGCGGACGATGGCGAACGCGACGTTCTGGTGCGGCTGACACGCAACGACCAGGGCTATGGTCTGTCGGTTCTGGCCGATTGCACGCATAACGGGCGGCGCGGTCGCAGTCTGACGGCCGAAGGCACGCTGGTTCTGACACCGCTCACCCGGCCCGCACCGCTGGACTTGCCCGCGATCCGGGCACGCTGCGGGCAGGCGGCCCATGCCGATGGCGGCGGCAAGCTGCGCGCCCCGCAAGAGGTGCATCTGGCCTTTGGCTCGCGCTGGAAGGTGCTGGACAGCCGGGCCATCGGGCAAGGCGAAGGCATCGCCGATCTGTCGCTGGGGCCGCAGGCGCGCGATGATGGCTGCCTTCTGCATCCCGCGCTTCTGGACATCGCCACCGGATGGGCGATGGATCTGATCGCGGGGTACCAGCCGACGCATCTCTGGGTGCCGGTGTCTTATGGCCTCGTGCGGGTCCACGGGCCGCTACCCGACCGCATCGTCAGCTGGGTGCGCAATGCCGCCGACAACCGTGCCGATGGCCAGACCGCCCGGTTCGACGTGACCTTGTGCGATCCCGATGGTGCCGTGTTCGTGGAAATCGCCGGTTTCACGATCCGTCGGCTCGACAACCCCGACATCCTGCGGGCCGCGCCGCCGCTGACCGCAGCCGAGGTGGAGTTCGATCAGTCCCGCGACTCGGCGCAGCCGCTGAGCCCCGCCGAGGAACGGCTTGCCCATAATCTGAGCCAGGGCATCCTTCCGGCGGAAGGCGTGAAGGCGTTTCATCGCGCCCTGGCGCTTGGCCAGCCGCAGGTGGTGGTGTCGTCCATGGATCTCGACGCACTCACGCGCCAGACCGCGTCCAGCACGGCTGATACGTCCGACGGACAAACCTTCGAACGCCCGCAACTGGACAGCGACTATGTCGCGCCGGAAACCGAGATCGAGCGCGTGCTCGCGGGCTTCTGGCAGGACCTGCTGGGTGTGCAGAATGTCGGGGTCGAAGACAGCTTTTTCGACCTTGGCGGGCATTCGCTGATCGCCGTCCGGCTGTTTGCCAAGGTCAAGAAACACTGGCGCGTCGAATTCCCGATTTCGGTGTTGTTCGAGGCCCCGACGATCCGGGCCTGTGCTGCGCTGATCGGGGAACAGGTCGGCGATGCGCCGGTCTCGGGGGACGGTGACAAGCCGCAGACACCCGCACGGCGCTTCAAGCATCTCGTCGCGATGCATGACGGCGATGGCGGGCCGCGTCAGCCGTTCTTCCTGGTGGCCGGGATGTTCGGCAACGTGCTGAACCTGCGCCACCTTGCGCATCTTCTGGGGTCAGATCGCCCGTTCTACGGCTTGCAGGCACGTGGCCTTTACGGCGGCGAAGACCCGCATGACAGCATCGAAGCGGCAGCGGCCGACTATATCGCCGAGATGCGGCAGGTGCAGTCCGAAGGCCCCTACATGGTCGGCGGCTTTTCCGGCGGCGGCATCACCGCCTACGAGATCGCCCGGCAACTCGAGGCACTGGACGAGACCGTGTCGCTGGTGGTGCTGCTGGACACCCCGCTGCCACAGCGCCGCCCGCTGAGCACCCGCGACCGACTGGTCATCCAGTGGCAACAGGCACGCGCGAGGGGGCCGTTATATCCGCTGATCTGGGCGCGCAACCGCATCGCCTGGGAAATCGGAAAACGCCGCGGAACCGGGGAAACAGTCCAGCAGACCAGCTTTCACAATGCCGAGATCGAGGCGGCTTTCCTGACGGCGGTCAGCCGCTACGAGGTCAAGCCGTGGGATGGTCGGCTTGTGCTCTATCGCCCGCCTCTGGTCGGCAAGTGGCAGGTGGGCGAAGGCCGATGGGTGAATTCCGAGCGGTCCTATGTGCTGCATGACAACGATTGGGGGCAATTCGTGCCGGGGGTCGAGGTGTACGAGGTGCCGGGCGATCATGACAGCATGGTTCTGGAACCCAATGTGCGGGTGCTGGCGGCGCAGTTGCGCGCGGCGATCCTTTCGGCCGAGGGCGGCACCCATCCGCGCGATGTCGTGCCCTTTCCCAACCGGCCGGCGGCGGAGTGAGCCATGGCCGATCCGGTAATCCTGACGGTGCTTCTGAACTACCGCACGCCGCACATGACGATCCGCGCCGCGCGTGCCGCGCTGGTCGCGATGGAAGGGCTGACAGGCGAACTGGTGATCGTCGACAATGACAGCCGCGATGGGTCGTTCGAGACGATTCAGGCTGCAATAGAGACTGAATTGACGGGTTCCGAAACGCCGGTTCGACTGATCGCGGCGCCGCATAACGGCGGCTTTGGCGCTGGCAACAACGTCGGGATTCGGGCCGGGCTGGCCGCCGGCGGCAAACCCGATTTCGTCTACATCCTGAATTCCGATGCCTTTCCCGAGCGCGATGCGATCCGGCGATTGCTGGATCATCTCCGGGCACATCCCGAGGTCGGGTTCGCGGGCAGCTACCTGCATGGGCCCGACGGCGACGACCATGTCAGTTGCTTCCGCTTTCCCGGAATCCTGTCCGAGATCGAAAGCGCCGCTCGGTTCGGCCCGGTCTCGCGCCTGTTGCGCCGTTTCACCGTGCCGCTGCCGGTGCCCGATGCGACCCGCCGCGTCGACTGGCTGGCCGGGGCATCGATGTTGGCCCGGCAAAGCGTGCTGGACCAGATCGGTTTGTTCGACGAGACCTTCTTTCTTTATTTCGAGGAAACCGACCTGTCGCTTCGGGCGATGCGCGCCGGCTACGAGACACATTATGTCCGCGACAGCGTGGTCACCCATATCGGCGGTGAGTCGACCGGGATGAAGGTCTGGAAACGGGTGCCGCAATACTGGCTGGACAGCCGCTGGCACTATTACTCCAAGAACCACGGACGGGCCTATGCCGCGCTGGCGACGCTGGCGCATGTCGGCGCCGGCCTGTTCTGGCGGTTGCGGCGGCTGGTGCAGCGCAAGCCACAGATCGACCCCGACCATTTTCTTCGTGACCTTGTCCTGCACGATGCGCGGGCGCTGTTTCGCGCCCTTCCGACACCGCAGGTCGCGCGGACACCATCCCCCTTGCAGGCGGAGACCAAATCATGACGGCTTTCGCGACCATCGTCATCGGCGAACAATCCTTGCTGGTGCAATGCAGTGAGAAACTGTTGGAGCGCGGACATTCGATTTCCGCTGTGGTCACACGCAATCCGGCAATCGCCGATTGGGCGGCGAACCAGGCTTTGCCGGTCGTCGCCCCGGGCAAGGGGCTGGCGGCCCGGCTGGTGGGCAGGTCTTGCGACTGGTTGTTTTCGATCGGAAATCTGGCGGTGTTGCCCGATGACGTTCTGGCTTTGGCGGAACGCGGCGCCGTCAACTTTCACGATGGCCCGCTGCCCCGGCATGCCGGGCTCAACGCCCCGGTCTGGGCCCTGATCGAAGGCGAATCGCGCCATGGCATCACCTGGCACCGGATCGAAAGCGGCATCGATACCGGCAATATCCTGGTGCAGCGGTTCTTCGACATCGGTGCACAGGACACTGCGCTGACGCTGAACACCAAGGCATTCGAATCCGCCATCGACAGCTTTGACGAACTTGTAGGCAAGCTCGAAGCAGACGACGCCGTCGGCAGCGTCCAGAACGCGGCGCAGCGCAGTTACCACGCAAGGTTGGATCGACCTGCGGGGCATGGCTTGATCGACTGGACCCGACCCGCCGCCGAGGCCGAACGGATGATCCGTGCCCTGGATCACGGGCCCTATTGGAATCCGCTGTGTTGCGCCAAGCTGAGGGCGCGGGATGCCGTTTTTCTGGTGGGCCACGCCAAGTTGACCGAAAGCCATGCCAAGCCCGGCACGGTGATCGACGTCACGTCCGATCATTTGACCGTCGCTTGCATCGATCATGCACTGGTGCTGTCCGTATTGCGCCGCGCCTGCGGTCTGCCGGTCGATCCCGGCGAGATCGCCGCGATCGGCGACGTGTTGAGCGGGCCGGCAAGCGACGACGATTCCGCCGTGGCTGCCGTCGTCCGGCACGAGGCATTCTGGCGGGATCAGCTGGCAGGTCTGGTCGCCGCCGAACTGCCTTTGGTCAACACCGCATCCGGGCAGATCGAAACGCTGGCGCTTGGGCTGAGTGACGATGCGGCGGGACTGGTGGCGGTCTGGGCCGCGCGTCTGACCGGGCAGGACGGATTCGATATCGCTTTTTCCGACACCGCTCTGGCCGGTATCGCGAAAACCCGGCTGGTGTCACCTTGGGTGCCGATCCGCGTGATCTTGGGGGAAACACTGGCGGACATGTCCGTCGCACTGGAAACGGAAATCACCAGGGCCGTCGCGAAAAAGGG
This sequence is a window from Thalassococcus arenae. Protein-coding genes within it:
- a CDS encoding glycosyltransferase family 2 protein yields the protein MADPVILTVLLNYRTPHMTIRAARAALVAMEGLTGELVIVDNDSRDGSFETIQAAIETELTGSETPVRLIAAPHNGGFGAGNNVGIRAGLAAGGKPDFVYILNSDAFPERDAIRRLLDHLRAHPEVGFAGSYLHGPDGDDHVSCFRFPGILSEIESAARFGPVSRLLRRFTVPLPVPDATRRVDWLAGASMLARQSVLDQIGLFDETFFLYFEETDLSLRAMRAGYETHYVRDSVVTHIGGESTGMKVWKRVPQYWLDSRWHYYSKNHGRAYAALATLAHVGAGLFWRLRRLVQRKPQIDPDHFLRDLVLHDARALFRALPTPQVARTPSPLQAETKS
- a CDS encoding type I polyketide synthase, with translation MAGDASLASVETDIAIVGMAAHLPGARDIAAYWRNLRDGVSSIRRLSEAELLEAGENPGLIRHRDYVPFAAPLDDFDHFDAEFFGFSPKEAAVMDPQHRQFLETAWEALENAGHVPENFDGQVGVFAGCGMGSYFYFNICSNPDLVESTGMFLLRHTGNDKDFMTTRLSHVLDLHGPSVNLQTACSTSLVATHYAVQALLNGECDLALAGGVTIELPHNRGYLFKENEILSPDGQCHAFDHRAQGTVFGSGAGVVVLRRLGDAQADGDHIYAVIKGSAVNNDGAQKAGYLAPSVDGQAAAVAEAQAVAGVSSDTVDYVECHGTGTYLGDPIEVAALTQAFRETGRGVGHCRIGSVKTNIGHLDTAAGVASLIKASLALHNAQIPPSLGYEKPNPAIDFDASPFRVNDRLSDWPRGTHPRRAGVNSLGVGGTNAHVVLEEAPGRGVSEDSDWPFQILTLSAKSKASLEENASRLARHLREHPEQPLADIAFTLKQGRCAFDRRMIVVAESHDEAARLLDGENARRVHGHTALDAPEIVFMFPGGGAQYAGMARDLYETEPVFAEWMDRGLDVLAEMTDADMRALWLPDAADRAAADKALQKPSLQLPLIMIVEYALAQMWMGWGVEPTALTGHSMGENTAACVAGVMSFEDCIGLVHLRGRLFDTVPAGGMLSVALSADRLTEMLGDDLDLGAVNAPDLSVVSGPQGALDRLEQALRTQDIDCQRIGIDIAAHSRMLDPILEDFRAYLRTIELKPPRIPLTSNRTGQMMTDAQATDPDYWVEHLRGTVFFAEGIGALAAPNRIFLEVGPGKALSSLARQHAEVSANQALSSLRHPDEAIADDKHMFEVLGRLWALGAEIDWDQVWGDATRHRVPLPTYAFQRSRYFIEPGKATADAAPQFLMRNDDIAQWGWKPVWRPRPALVPVDVADGLGDAEPQTWLIFLDEAGLGRACAARLEAAGHSVIGVTPGDTFARLDGTGYVLSPERGREGYDLLFQDLALRGIVPSRIAHFWLVTEGESHRPGSSFFHRVQEQGFYSLLFLAQAMDGEGLPRPLHITVVTNGAAQVRDEPLEYPAKSTIAGPARVIPRELPGVSVAVVDVQLPAPADVGLWSRRKAEQARDKAFGALALRVLEDLLAEPSDAIAALRADRRFEAAMMPVLLDADETAPDGAVVFITGGFGGIGLSLAEDYARKGAKLVLVARKALPDRALWDDHIKRHAPQDPVSRRIEAVRRLEDAGAEVMLVAADVCNLDQMRAARAEAEDRFGPITGVIHGAGVIDDGPLLSKSPTSIEDVFTPKIHGTEVLGQAFPDGSVAWMALFSSSSTVTAPAGQVDYVAANEFLNAFAKARRGGKTRVVAINWGIWNEVGMAAEAVAARHGDLPPAPEDPIALPMLDTATFDDDGNRVFHARYGTDDWFIGEHRTKSGDALLPGTGYLTLAAHALHAHHAPGPFEIRDLNFLRPLRVADDGERDVLVRLTRNDQGYGLSVLADCTHNGRRGRSLTAEGTLVLTPLTRPAPLDLPAIRARCGQAAHADGGGKLRAPQEVHLAFGSRWKVLDSRAIGQGEGIADLSLGPQARDDGCLLHPALLDIATGWAMDLIAGYQPTHLWVPVSYGLVRVHGPLPDRIVSWVRNAADNRADGQTARFDVTLCDPDGAVFVEIAGFTIRRLDNPDILRAAPPLTAAEVEFDQSRDSAQPLSPAEERLAHNLSQGILPAEGVKAFHRALALGQPQVVVSSMDLDALTRQTASSTADTSDGQTFERPQLDSDYVAPETEIERVLAGFWQDLLGVQNVGVEDSFFDLGGHSLIAVRLFAKVKKHWRVEFPISVLFEAPTIRACAALIGEQVGDAPVSGDGDKPQTPARRFKHLVAMHDGDGGPRQPFFLVAGMFGNVLNLRHLAHLLGSDRPFYGLQARGLYGGEDPHDSIEAAAADYIAEMRQVQSEGPYMVGGFSGGGITAYEIARQLEALDETVSLVVLLDTPLPQRRPLSTRDRLVIQWQQARARGPLYPLIWARNRIAWEIGKRRGTGETVQQTSFHNAEIEAAFLTAVSRYEVKPWDGRLVLYRPPLVGKWQVGEGRWVNSERSYVLHDNDWGQFVPGVEVYEVPGDHDSMVLEPNVRVLAAQLRAAILSAEGGTHPRDVVPFPNRPAAE